The Terriglobales bacterium nucleotide sequence TCTGATGATCGAGAATCCGGATCAATTCATTCCAGACTTTGCTGCCGCCGGCGCAAATTGGATGTCAGTGCATCAGGAAGCCTGCGTACATCTGAATCGCACACTGACATTGATCAAAGAGCATGGCTGCCAACCGGGCGTGGTGATCAATCCAGCCACTCCGGTCGAGACGCTCACAGAAGTGCTCGACATGGTAAACCTGGTGCTGGTCATGTCGGTGAATCCAGGATTTGGCGGGCAAAAATTCATTCCAGGCGCGCTCCACAAGATCGCGAAGCTGGCGAGGATCCGCGAGGAGCGTGGGCTGAACTTTCGCATCGAGGTCGATGGAGGCGTTGCTCACGACACCGTCGGTGAGATAGTGCGTGCGGGAGCGGAGCTGCTGGTCGCCGGCAGCGCAGTCTTCGATGGTCACGATATTACGGCGAATGCGCGGAGTTTGCTCAAGGCCGCAACCGAAGCAGTTCCCGAAGCGAGACTGGCAGGGGTAATAAGAACTTAAGTTACG carries:
- the rpe gene encoding ribulose-phosphate 3-epimerase, producing MIELAPSILSADFAHLADNVLAAIKGGATIIHLDVMDGHFVPNLTIGPPIVRWLRPVTDAVFDVHLMIENPDQFIPDFAAAGANWMSVHQEACVHLNRTLTLIKEHGCQPGVVINPATPVETLTEVLDMVNLVLVMSVNPGFGGQKFIPGALHKIAKLARIREERGLNFRIEVDGGVAHDTVGEIVRAGAELLVAGSAVFDGHDITANARSLLKAATEAVPEARLAGVIRT